A region from the Pelecanus crispus isolate bPelCri1 chromosome 11, bPelCri1.pri, whole genome shotgun sequence genome encodes:
- the ANHX gene encoding anomalous homeobox protein, producing MKRFMAMLNRNKNKDPPPAKLLDLAGQLCQDLQTSSPSLEKLVGAMMGCKHKMYFLTNIHVVRACVLVHIHNGQHDTACRLLEYCKAEEKEELVQLWHEIHYRRVMEKHHTDFLTPLQKFRCRKRNPPPISLCPDGLKNRNYSDEVRQQLHRFAAEVTTNPNKKQREALARDMNLQPTQIYNWFANYRRRQKSCLPLTEKLNSSCPEKALTYHTKEQQDKGSYTPQTADGSCVGIGSEQMAITLMPCDPGWEQSAADLDKPPEGTYLKMLESSFMQSTELYEARTSKAFLTTHNFEQPVAFCTEAVLEPGTCFNSAVLQPREVASSTDASPQLDNFVLCSCGSLTFPDERLAMWQPPSSTRGVSGSMWTPSIEVPVRLCLASLSAHLFLHPAWKKAKPRDKARSWRIQLVTH from the exons ATGAAGCGGTTCATGGCCATGttaaacaggaataaaaacaaGGATCCCCCACCCGCTAAGCTGCTGGATCTAGCAGGACAGCTTTGCCAGGACCTCCAGACCTCATCTCCTAGTCTGGAGAAGCTGGTTGGGGCCATGATGGGATGCAAACACAAGATGTATTTTCTCACTAACATCCACGTTGTCCGAGCTTGCGTGTTAGTTCATATCCATAACGGGCAGCATGACACAGCCTGCAGACTCCTGGAG TATTgcaaggcagaagagaaggaggagctGGTGCAACTTTGGCATGAGATTCACTACCGGAGGGTTATGGAGAAACACCACACGGATTTTCTGACACCACTGCAGAAATTCCGTTGCAGGAAGAG GAATCCTCCACCTATTTCCCTTTGTCCTGACGGTCTGAAGAATCGAAACTATTCAGATGAAGTACGCCAGCAACTGCACAGGTTTGCTGCAGAGGTGACAACAAATCCAAACAAGAAACAGCGG GAAGCATTGGCTCGGGACATGAACTTGCAGCCAACTCAGATCTATAACTGGTTTGCAAATTATCGACGACGTCAAAAATCCTGCCTCCCCCTTACGGAAAAGCTCAACAGCTCATGTCCTGAGAAGGCTTTGACTTACCACacaaaggagcagcaggatAAAGGATCCTACACTCCACAGACTGCAG ATGGATCTTGTGTAGGCATCGGCTCTGAGCAAATGGCGATAACCCTCATGCCCTGTGACCCAGGGTGGGAGCAGTCAGCTGCAGATCTGGATAAGCCTCCTGAAGGAACTTATTTAAAGATGCTGGAATCCAG CTTTATGCAGAGCACTGAGCTGTATGAAGCGAGGACAAGCAAGGCTTTTTTGACTACTCACAACTTTGAACAACCTGTAGCTTTTTGCACCGAGGCTGTGCTGGAACCAGGAACCTGCTTTAActctgctgtcctgcagcccagagAAGTAGCAAGCAGTACTGATGCCAGCCCACAGCTGGATAACTTTGTCCTGTGCTCTTGTGGGTCCCTTACCTTCCCAGATGAACGGCTGGCCATGTGGCAGCCCCCCTCCAGCACCAGAGGAGTCTCTGGCTCCATGTGGACCCCAAGTATAGAAG